The Deinococcota bacterium DNA window CATCCCCTTTCACCTGAAGGTTCTCGACAACGCATTTTACAAGCGCGGTGCGGTGTACACTAACTTCATCCCGAGGAGGATGCAGTCTTGACTCAGGCGAACAGCAACGAAGCGAAAGTGACTGAATGCACGAGAACCCAATGCACGAGAACCCAATGAACGAGAACCCAATGAACGACCTCGACATTTCCCAGGACGTGCTCTACGGCATCGCCCAACTCGCCTTGGGCACGGTCGAGGGCATCACCCCGGTGGCGCCGCCCGCGTGGGTCGGCGAGATCCTCACCGGCCGCCGGGCCAAGGGTATCCGCATCGAGCGCGCGGGGGACGCCGTCAGCATCGACTTGAATGTCCATGTCAGCTACGGCCTGGCGATCCCCGAGGTCGCCCTGGAGGCGCAGCAG harbors:
- a CDS encoding Asp23/Gls24 family envelope stress response protein — its product is MNENPMNDLDISQDVLYGIAQLALGTVEGITPVAPPAWVGEILTGRRAKGIRIERAGDAVSIDLNVHVSYGLAIPEVALEAQQAVREAVASMTGLMVETVNVTVDAVDLPGSAEERPARSPAALETRGQA